The following proteins come from a genomic window of Trifolium pratense cultivar HEN17-A07 linkage group LG4, ARS_RC_1.1, whole genome shotgun sequence:
- the LOC123923462 gene encoding eukaryotic translation initiation factor 2 subunit beta-like, with protein sequence MADETPNDLKEEVVDIAPFDPTKKKKKKKVTVVDPADDESVDKLTEKTENLSVSDGIDTFAGLKKKKKKKPVEITNLNEESGDAVEDLDDYAEDDEEEAVALHPRYPWERSDRNYQYEELLGRVFNILRENNPELSGGPQRTVMRPPQVLREGTKKTVFVNFMDLCKTMHRQPDHVMAFLLSELGTTGSLDGQQRLVVKGRFAPKNFEGILRRYVNEYVICLGCKSPDTLLTKENRLFFLRCEKCGSGRSVLQIKAGFVARVGRRNAGGT encoded by the exons ATGGCAGATGAAACACCAAATGATTTGAAGGAGGAGGTTGTTGAT ATTGCACCATTCGATCCtactaagaagaagaaaaagaagaaagttacAGTTGTAGATCCGGCAGATGATGAATCAGTGGATAAATTGACCGAGAAGACAGAAAATCTGTCAG TTTCTGATGGGATTGATACATTTGCTGgtttgaaaaagaagaagaagaagaagcct GTTGAAATCACTAACTTAAACGAGGAGAGTGGAGATGCAGTCGAAGATTTGGATG ATTatgctgaagatgatgaagaagaagcagTTGCTTTGCATCCTCGTTATCCTTGGGAAAGGAGTGACCGTAATTATCAATATGAGGAG CTTCTTGGCAGGGTGTTTAATATTCTACGCGAAAATAATCCAGAACTTTCTGGCGGTCCGCAAAGGACAGTTATGAGGCCTCCTCAAGTTCTTCGTGAAGGCACAAAGAAAACCGTTTTTGTGAATTTTATGGATCTGTGCAAAAC GATGCATCGACAGCCAGACCATGTTATGGCTTTCTTGCTTTCTGAACTCGGTACTACTGGCTCCCTAGATGGACAACAGAGATTGGTTGTAAAGGGAAGATTTGCACCAAAGAATTTTGAAGGAATTCTACGACGATATGTCA ATGAATACGTTATTTGTCTTGGATGCAAGAGTCCAGACACACTACTTACAAAGGAGAATCGTCTATTCTTTCTCCGGTGTGAGAAG TGTGGATCAGGAAGATCGGTTCTTCAAATCAAAGCTGGTTTTGTTGCTCGTGTTGGCCGAAGGAATGCAGGCGGAACATGA